A single region of the Aeromicrobium chenweiae genome encodes:
- the kynA gene encoding tryptophan 2,3-dioxygenase — MDPTFRPIEDGVATDLRGEMTYAGYLQLPTLLSAQQPVSDHHDEMLFIIQHQVTELWLKQLVHELRSAIALLTEDDLSPALKRLARVKAIQRQMFEQWSVLETLTPVEYVQFRDSLGKASGFQSPQYRTVEFLLGNKNPQMIAVFAHDPDLLAGLQADLEAPSLYDAFLRYLARHGHEVPASVLERDLTQPYAADAGVVEVFRRVYADPQAHWDAYEMCEELVDVEESFQLWRFRHLKTVERIIGFKRGTGGSSGVHFLQKALELTFFPELRDVRTHL; from the coding sequence ATGGACCCGACATTCCGACCGATCGAGGACGGGGTCGCCACCGACCTCCGTGGCGAGATGACGTACGCCGGCTACCTGCAGCTGCCGACCCTGCTCTCGGCCCAGCAACCGGTCTCCGACCATCACGACGAGATGCTGTTCATCATTCAGCACCAGGTGACCGAGCTGTGGCTCAAGCAGCTCGTCCACGAGCTGCGGTCGGCGATCGCGCTGCTCACCGAGGACGACCTGTCCCCCGCGCTGAAGCGGCTGGCCCGGGTCAAGGCGATCCAGCGCCAGATGTTCGAGCAGTGGTCGGTGCTGGAGACGCTGACGCCGGTCGAGTACGTCCAGTTCCGGGACTCCCTGGGCAAGGCGTCGGGATTCCAGTCGCCGCAGTACCGCACGGTCGAGTTCCTGCTCGGCAACAAGAACCCGCAGATGATCGCGGTGTTCGCCCACGACCCGGACCTGCTCGCGGGGCTGCAGGCCGACCTGGAGGCGCCGAGCCTGTACGACGCGTTCCTGCGCTACCTGGCCCGCCACGGGCACGAGGTGCCCGCCTCGGTCCTCGAGCGCGATCTCACCCAGCCGTACGCCGCGGACGCGGGAGTGGTCGAGGTGTTCCGCCGGGTCTACGCCGATCCGCAGGCGCACTGGGACGCGTACGAGATGTGCGAGGAGCTCGTCGACGTCGAGGAGAGCTTCCAGCTCTGGCGGTTCCGCCACCTCAAGACGGTCGAGCGGATCATCGGGTTCAAGCGCGGCACGGGCGGCTCGTCCGGCGTCCACTTCCTGCAGAAGGCCCTCGAGCTCACCTTCTTCCCCGAGCTCCGCGACGTCCGCACCCACCTCTGA
- a CDS encoding ATP-binding cassette domain-containing protein, whose protein sequence is MALIEAHSLGKAYGTTRAVNDLSFTVRPGSVTGFLGPNGSGKSTTMRLMLGLDRGEGTTTFDGVPFQQLDHPMRHVGALLEAKPFHPTRRARNHLRMLAVSNGIGDRRVDEVLALVGLESVARGRPGKFSLGMGQRLGIACALLGDPHTLILDEPSNGLDPQGIQWLRSLLQHLAKEGRSVFVSSHLLQEMSVLADELVVIGRGTMLANGPVQDFIQHSGLGSVEVRTPDGALLQPRLAALGAEVTTSDGTLVVRGVSAEQVGDEAHAAGARVHQLVTRQATLEEAFLEATGLSEEFRGGAS, encoded by the coding sequence ATGGCACTCATCGAGGCACATTCCCTCGGCAAGGCGTACGGAACCACCCGCGCCGTCAACGATCTGTCCTTCACGGTTCGGCCCGGGAGCGTCACCGGGTTCCTCGGTCCGAACGGCTCCGGGAAGTCCACGACGATGCGCCTCATGCTGGGGCTGGATCGCGGCGAGGGGACCACGACCTTCGACGGCGTGCCCTTCCAGCAGCTCGACCACCCCATGCGGCACGTCGGAGCGCTGCTGGAGGCCAAGCCGTTCCACCCGACCCGTCGGGCGCGCAACCACCTGCGGATGCTCGCGGTCTCCAACGGCATCGGGGACCGCCGGGTCGACGAGGTGCTCGCCCTGGTCGGCCTCGAGTCCGTCGCCCGGGGCAGGCCCGGGAAGTTCAGCCTCGGGATGGGTCAGCGCCTCGGCATCGCCTGCGCCCTCCTGGGTGATCCGCACACCCTGATCCTCGACGAGCCGAGCAACGGTCTCGACCCGCAAGGCATCCAGTGGCTGCGCAGCCTGCTCCAACATCTCGCCAAGGAGGGCAGGTCGGTGTTCGTCTCGAGCCACCTGCTGCAGGAGATGAGCGTCCTCGCCGACGAGCTCGTCGTGATCGGGCGCGGCACGATGCTCGCGAACGGCCCGGTCCAGGACTTCATCCAGCACAGCGGTCTCGGGTCGGTCGAGGTGCGCACGCCCGACGGGGCGCTGCTGCAGCCGCGCCTCGCGGCCCTCGGCGCCGAGGTCACGACCTCGGACGGGACGCTCGTGGTCCGCGGTGTCAGCGCCGAGCAGGTGGGCGACGAGGCGCATGCGGCCGGTGCCCGGGTGCACCAGCTCGTGACCCGGCAGGCGACGCTGGAGGAGGCCTTCCTCGAGGCGACCGGCCTGTCCGAGGAGTTCCGGGGAGGAGCGTCATGA
- a CDS encoding ABC transporter permease, whose amino-acid sequence MIDALRYEYLRLRTIRSTYWLIAIAMAFQLVMSIVLATVISTSDAFVGDNTFDVISTIGASSGVAPLFIAYIIGLLGVFSMGHEYRHGMIRATLTAIPNRTHVFVAKIVTTVVISALAALLCVLIALLCIVAYGLDLPTARGLLGMAAGTAVFTALFSLSGMAYATITRNQTAAVALLLLVPSVLESIIRAIVVAIKAASDDPTSEGGVMNILKFLPYDAGGKLYTRASLADLLEFLGYKPFGAVGGGIVLGVFVAALLGIGYALFLRRDA is encoded by the coding sequence ATGATCGACGCCCTGCGCTACGAGTACCTCCGGCTGCGCACGATCCGCTCCACGTACTGGCTGATCGCGATCGCGATGGCGTTCCAGCTCGTGATGTCGATCGTCCTCGCGACCGTCATCTCGACGTCGGACGCCTTCGTCGGCGACAACACCTTCGACGTGATCTCCACGATCGGGGCCTCGAGCGGCGTCGCCCCGCTGTTCATCGCCTACATCATCGGCCTGCTCGGCGTCTTCTCGATGGGCCACGAGTACCGCCACGGCATGATCCGCGCGACGCTCACCGCGATCCCCAACCGCACGCACGTGTTCGTCGCCAAGATCGTCACGACGGTCGTCATCTCGGCGCTCGCGGCCCTGCTGTGCGTGCTCATCGCCCTGCTGTGCATCGTGGCGTACGGCCTGGACCTGCCGACGGCCCGCGGACTGCTCGGCATGGCGGCCGGCACGGCCGTCTTCACCGCCCTGTTCTCGCTGTCGGGCATGGCGTACGCGACGATCACGCGCAACCAGACGGCCGCGGTCGCGCTGCTGCTCCTGGTGCCCTCGGTGCTCGAGTCGATCATCCGGGCCATCGTGGTCGCGATCAAGGCCGCCTCGGACGACCCCACCTCGGAGGGAGGGGTGATGAACATCCTGAAGTTCCTCCCGTACGACGCCGGCGGCAAGCTCTACACCCGCGCATCCCTCGCGGACCTGCTGGAGTTCCTGGGCTACAAGCCGTTCGGCGCGGTCGGCGGCGGCATCGTCCTGGGGGTCTTCGTGGCGGCGCTCCTCGGCATCGGGTACGCGCTGTTCCTGCGCCGCGACGCCTGA
- a CDS encoding acyltransferase, with the protein MDPTPRPALTAEHRDRLRAAGAAATSLDETTWHLVTDALPDWWHDCGNALYLADGAALPDHVLASLQLFPVRDVLVAVGSHLEWLTSLLVGGDGATVFIGRGCALTAGELYCGADSQIVLHGPLVATRSAIVDARNGGSVVAEPDQLWAADVYIATDDMHRLEDRRTGERINPYGAHIRLGPHVWLCRDAVVTGHVEIGEGAVVGMRSMVRGQKVPPHTVAAGSPARIVREDVTWSLDDVP; encoded by the coding sequence GTGGATCCGACCCCGCGCCCAGCGCTGACCGCCGAGCACCGCGACCGGCTGCGCGCTGCCGGGGCCGCCGCGACCTCGCTCGACGAGACGACCTGGCACCTCGTCACCGATGCCCTGCCGGACTGGTGGCACGACTGCGGCAACGCCCTCTACCTGGCCGACGGAGCCGCGCTGCCCGACCACGTGCTGGCCTCGCTGCAGCTCTTCCCGGTGCGCGACGTGCTGGTCGCCGTCGGCTCGCACCTGGAGTGGCTCACCTCGTTGCTGGTCGGGGGCGACGGCGCCACGGTGTTCATCGGCCGCGGGTGCGCGCTGACCGCCGGCGAGCTGTACTGCGGTGCGGACTCCCAGATCGTCCTCCACGGCCCGCTGGTCGCCACACGCAGCGCGATCGTGGACGCCCGCAACGGCGGCAGCGTCGTCGCGGAGCCCGATCAGCTGTGGGCGGCGGACGTCTACATCGCGACCGACGACATGCACCGGCTGGAGGACCGCCGGACCGGTGAGCGGATCAACCCGTACGGTGCGCACATCCGCCTGGGGCCCCACGTCTGGCTGTGCCGGGACGCGGTCGTCACGGGCCATGTCGAGATCGGCGAGGGTGCGGTGGTCGGGATGCGCAGCATGGTGCGCGGCCAGAAGGTGCCGCCGCACACCGTCGCTGCCGGTTCCCCGGCGCGCATCGTCCGCGAGGACGTGACGTGGAGCCTCGACGACGTGCCGTGA